Proteins from one Gimesia maris genomic window:
- a CDS encoding sugar phosphate isomerase/epimerase family protein: MARPVTLFTGQWADLPLEEMCKKAQDFGYDGLELACWGDHFEVDKALSDDTYCNRKRELLEKYDLQLFSISNHLVGQAVLDNIDERHKAILPEYVWGDGDPAGVNERAIEEMKNTARAAQKLGVSVVNGFTGSSIWHLLYDFPPTPREMYDAGYQLLADRWNPILDVFQECGIKFALEVHPTEIAFDIYSAEASLKALDNREEFGFNFDPSHLIWQGVDPVEFIRYFPDRIYHAHMKDASVTLNGRTGILTSHLPFGDQRRGWDFRSVGRGGVRFEEIIRALNDIGYGGPLSIEWEDMGMNRDQGAREACQFTKNVDFAPSDIAFDGAFGD; the protein is encoded by the coding sequence ATGGCACGCCCTGTAACATTATTCACCGGACAATGGGCCGACCTCCCCCTGGAAGAGATGTGCAAAAAAGCACAGGATTTCGGCTATGACGGCCTGGAACTTGCCTGCTGGGGAGACCATTTCGAAGTCGACAAAGCACTGTCCGACGACACCTACTGCAACCGCAAACGGGAACTCCTCGAAAAATACGACCTGCAGCTCTTCTCCATTTCCAACCACCTCGTCGGCCAGGCCGTTCTCGATAACATCGACGAACGTCACAAAGCCATCCTCCCCGAATACGTCTGGGGTGACGGCGATCCCGCCGGCGTCAACGAACGGGCCATCGAAGAAATGAAGAACACCGCCCGCGCCGCACAGAAGCTCGGCGTCAGTGTGGTCAACGGCTTCACCGGTTCCAGCATCTGGCATCTGCTCTACGACTTCCCCCCCACACCACGGGAAATGTATGACGCCGGTTACCAGCTGCTTGCCGACCGCTGGAATCCGATTCTCGACGTCTTCCAGGAATGTGGCATCAAGTTCGCGCTCGAAGTCCATCCCACTGAAATCGCCTTCGATATCTACTCCGCGGAAGCGTCGCTCAAGGCCCTCGACAATCGCGAAGAGTTCGGCTTCAACTTTGACCCCAGCCACCTCATCTGGCAGGGCGTCGATCCCGTCGAGTTCATTCGCTACTTCCCCGATCGTATTTATCACGCTCACATGAAAGATGCCTCCGTCACCCTCAACGGTCGCACCGGAATTCTCACCAGCCATTTGCCCTTCGGCGATCAACGTCGTGGCTGGGACTTCCGCAGCGTCGGCCGGGGTGGTGTCCGGTTCGAAGAAATCATCCGCGCCCTGAACGACATCGGTTACGGCGGCCCCCTTTCCATCGAATGGGAAGACATGGGCATGAACCGCGACCAGGGTGCCCGCGAAGCCTGCCAGTTCACCAAGAACGTCGACTTCGCCCCCTCCGACATCGCCTTCGACGGCGCATTCGGAGACTGA
- a CDS encoding ATP-grasp domain-containing protein has translation MRAYVQQGQKGDPNYLNLEQIAYTFWERGYEVMRFDAPTLFDGALDRGLLSFPDETIVAGGVGTVRSAIKRAQRPLPDLQDLPECLKKWIGRDFWISTLEQVRQPFENEEETRAVHVKPLHEHKKFKGTVFHKFSDLIPSAVVAGETEVLVQEVVEFVSEWRAYIFRGRIKFVANYRGDPLVFPDPSRMQAALDAFENRPVGCSMDWGITSTGDTLLVEVNDGYALGNYGLDGYVYTAIIEARWREIMGLEDNGIGINL, from the coding sequence ATGCGTGCTTATGTGCAACAGGGACAAAAAGGGGATCCGAATTATCTGAACCTTGAACAGATTGCGTATACCTTCTGGGAGCGGGGTTATGAGGTGATGCGGTTTGATGCGCCGACATTGTTTGACGGAGCATTGGACAGGGGGCTGCTGTCATTTCCCGATGAAACTATCGTAGCGGGTGGCGTAGGAACAGTGCGCTCAGCGATCAAGCGGGCTCAGCGTCCGTTACCTGACCTGCAGGATCTGCCTGAGTGTCTGAAAAAGTGGATTGGCCGCGATTTCTGGATTTCTACGTTGGAACAGGTACGACAGCCATTTGAGAATGAAGAGGAGACGCGCGCCGTTCACGTCAAGCCCTTACACGAACACAAAAAGTTTAAAGGGACAGTCTTTCACAAATTCAGCGACCTGATCCCCTCTGCTGTCGTTGCTGGCGAGACTGAAGTTCTGGTGCAGGAAGTCGTTGAATTCGTCTCTGAATGGCGTGCGTATATATTTCGCGGTCGCATCAAATTTGTTGCGAATTATCGGGGGGATCCGCTGGTATTCCCAGATCCGTCTCGCATGCAGGCGGCATTGGACGCATTCGAAAATCGACCTGTGGGTTGTAGCATGGATTGGGGAATCACTTCGACCGGCGACACGCTACTGGTCGAAGTGAACGATGGTTATGCGCTGGGTAATTATGGTCTTGACGGCTATGTTTACACAGCGATAATCGAAGCCCGTTGGCGAGAAATCATGGGATTGGAAGATAACGGAATCGGAATTAACCTTTAA
- a CDS encoding SDR family NAD(P)-dependent oxidoreductase → MDLQLMGKTAVVTGSTSGIGQAIAQTLVNEGATVVVNGRDADRTKEAANAIQGPGKAVPVHGDVGSAAGVAEFLERLKDVGDVDILVNNAGIFQPTPFFEIPDAEWSRFFEINVMSGIRLSRALAPGMQERGWGRIIFISSESGISIPDEMVHYGMTKTAQLSVMRGLAKTLRGTGVNVNAVLPGPTWTEGVAEFVAQLAEDEGMSAEEMRKQFIRRFRPDSLIERFIEPTEIAAMVAYAVSPVSSATTGAALRVEGGLVDDLG, encoded by the coding sequence ATGGATTTACAACTGATGGGAAAAACAGCGGTGGTGACGGGCTCGACTTCGGGCATCGGTCAGGCGATTGCCCAGACGCTGGTGAATGAAGGAGCGACGGTCGTCGTCAACGGTCGCGACGCCGATCGGACGAAAGAGGCGGCGAATGCGATTCAGGGACCAGGGAAAGCGGTTCCCGTACACGGCGATGTGGGTTCTGCAGCAGGAGTGGCGGAATTTCTGGAGCGACTTAAAGACGTGGGTGATGTGGATATTCTCGTGAATAATGCGGGGATCTTTCAGCCGACGCCCTTCTTCGAAATTCCCGATGCAGAGTGGTCGCGTTTTTTCGAAATCAATGTAATGAGTGGCATCCGCCTGAGCCGTGCGCTGGCACCGGGGATGCAAGAGCGTGGCTGGGGACGGATCATTTTCATCAGCAGTGAGTCAGGGATCAGCATCCCCGATGAAATGGTGCACTACGGAATGACAAAAACCGCGCAACTGTCTGTGATGCGGGGACTGGCGAAGACACTGCGAGGGACCGGCGTGAATGTCAACGCGGTACTCCCGGGGCCGACGTGGACGGAGGGAGTTGCCGAATTCGTGGCACAGCTCGCGGAAGATGAAGGGATGTCAGCAGAAGAGATGCGGAAGCAGTTCATTCGCCGCTTCCGTCCTGATTCCCTGATCGAGCGGTTTATTGAACCGACTGAGATCGCTGCGATGGTGGCTTATGCTGTCTCGCCTGTTTCATCAGCAACGACGGGGGCCGCATTGCGAGTGGAAGGAGGACTGGTGGACGATCTGGGCTAA
- a CDS encoding 7-carboxy-7-deazaguanine synthase QueE, whose amino-acid sequence MLISEIFHSPQGEGKWIGVPSIFIRTSGCNLRCWFCDTPYTSWNPEGEKMSVDQILEHIAQYDCEHVVVTGGEPMLSHEIESLTQRLHADGKIITIETAGTILSDVHADLMSISPKLSNSIPVDNPEWAHRHDARRDQPTVIHELIKRHPYQIKFVVDRREDIAEIEDYLIRYPEIDRANVYLMPQGITAEMLAERMPWIEEIAAQLGCQVTRRMHIELWGNVRGK is encoded by the coding sequence GTGTTGATCTCGGAAATATTTCACTCACCCCAGGGCGAAGGCAAATGGATCGGGGTCCCCTCGATCTTCATTCGCACCAGTGGCTGCAATCTGCGCTGCTGGTTCTGCGATACCCCTTACACCTCCTGGAATCCCGAAGGTGAGAAAATGTCCGTCGATCAGATCCTGGAACACATCGCTCAATACGACTGTGAACACGTTGTCGTTACCGGCGGCGAACCGATGCTCAGTCACGAGATCGAATCCCTTACCCAGCGTCTGCACGCCGACGGCAAGATCATCACCATCGAGACCGCAGGCACGATTCTCAGCGACGTGCATGCCGACCTGATGTCTATCAGCCCCAAACTTTCGAACTCTATACCGGTCGACAATCCCGAGTGGGCGCACCGTCACGATGCCCGCCGCGATCAGCCGACGGTCATCCATGAGCTGATTAAACGACATCCTTACCAGATCAAGTTCGTCGTCGACCGTCGCGAAGACATCGCCGAAATCGAAGACTACCTGATCCGTTATCCAGAAATCGATCGCGCGAACGTCTATCTCATGCCGCAAGGCATCACGGCAGAGATGCTGGCCGAACGTATGCCCTGGATCGAAGAAATCGCCGCGCAGCTCGGCTGTCAGGTTACCCGGCGGATGCATATCGAACTCTGGGGCAATGTCCGCGGCAAATAA
- the purE gene encoding 5-(carboxyamino)imidazole ribonucleotide mutase: MSENSSPLVGVIMGSQSDWDTMKEASTILKEFGVEHECRVVSAHRTPDWMNEYAKDAEQRGLEVIIAGAGGAAHLPGMVAAQTVLPVLGVPVKSRALQGLDSLLSIVQMPGGVPVGTLAIGESGAKNAALLAIRILGNSRPELRTKMHEFCKKQTDTVLDNSEL; the protein is encoded by the coding sequence ATGTCAGAAAACAGTTCCCCGCTGGTGGGGGTCATCATGGGCAGTCAATCGGACTGGGATACGATGAAAGAAGCGTCGACGATCCTGAAGGAGTTCGGGGTCGAGCATGAGTGCCGGGTGGTCTCGGCGCATCGGACACCGGACTGGATGAACGAATACGCAAAGGATGCCGAACAACGGGGTCTGGAAGTAATTATCGCGGGCGCGGGGGGCGCGGCGCATCTGCCGGGCATGGTGGCTGCCCAGACGGTACTGCCGGTATTGGGTGTTCCTGTGAAGAGCCGGGCGCTGCAGGGGCTGGATTCGCTGCTGTCGATCGTACAGATGCCGGGCGGCGTGCCTGTGGGTACGCTGGCAATTGGGGAATCGGGAGCGAAAAACGCGGCGCTATTGGCGATTCGGATCCTGGGGAATTCCCGTCCTGAGCTGCGAACGAAGATGCACGAATTCTGCAAGAAGCAAACTGACACCGTACTGGATAATTCGGAATTATGA
- a CDS encoding 5-(carboxyamino)imidazole ribonucleotide synthase translates to MSELIAPGSTLGMLGSGQLGRMFAIEARRLGYHVHVFSPESQTPTGQVADLEIVGEYDDLDAVANFAKKVDVISFEFENVLSVTTDAASQFAPVRPGANVLHVAQNRIREKSELRDAGIPVTPFAVVRSVEELKTALSELGYPAVLKSATSGYDGKGQVKIDSPEEAEAAWKEVGADETVLEAFIDYICELSVVGVRGLDGEFAYYGPMKNDHANHILDISVFPSGMGDEVNRKAVEVTRAVFEHLDVVGVLCVEFFLTGDQRLMINEIAPRPHNSGHLTIDGHVTCQFEQQVRAICGLPLGSTKSLGPTAMANLLGDHWEPGPPDWTALQQFPDVKVHLYGKLESRIGRKMGHLTALAETSEAAVQRVKDARAAIFHG, encoded by the coding sequence ATGAGTGAGTTGATCGCCCCTGGCTCGACGCTGGGTATGCTGGGCAGTGGCCAGTTGGGACGCATGTTTGCCATCGAAGCCCGACGACTGGGCTACCACGTGCATGTCTTCTCTCCCGAAAGCCAGACGCCGACCGGACAGGTGGCGGACCTGGAAATTGTGGGCGAGTATGATGATCTTGACGCGGTCGCGAATTTCGCGAAAAAGGTGGATGTGATTTCGTTCGAATTCGAGAACGTGCTGTCCGTGACAACCGACGCCGCCTCGCAATTCGCACCGGTTCGACCGGGAGCCAACGTGCTGCACGTTGCGCAGAACCGGATTCGTGAGAAATCGGAACTGCGGGACGCGGGAATTCCGGTGACTCCGTTCGCGGTGGTCAGATCGGTGGAGGAGCTGAAAACGGCATTATCGGAACTGGGATATCCGGCGGTGTTAAAGTCGGCAACTTCGGGTTATGACGGCAAGGGGCAGGTCAAAATTGATTCGCCCGAAGAAGCGGAAGCGGCCTGGAAGGAAGTCGGAGCGGACGAAACCGTACTGGAAGCGTTTATCGATTATATCTGTGAACTGTCGGTCGTGGGTGTGCGGGGGCTGGATGGGGAGTTCGCGTATTACGGGCCGATGAAGAACGACCATGCGAATCATATTCTGGATATCTCGGTCTTTCCCTCAGGGATGGGTGACGAAGTGAACCGAAAGGCTGTCGAAGTGACGCGAGCGGTCTTTGAGCATCTGGATGTGGTCGGCGTATTGTGTGTTGAATTCTTTTTGACGGGCGATCAGCGACTGATGATTAACGAAATCGCACCGCGGCCTCACAATTCGGGACACCTGACCATCGACGGGCATGTAACGTGTCAGTTCGAACAACAGGTGCGGGCGATCTGCGGGCTGCCTCTGGGTTCAACGAAATCTCTGGGTCCAACCGCGATGGCGAATCTGCTGGGGGATCATTGGGAACCGGGTCCGCCTGACTGGACGGCGCTGCAGCAGTTTCCTGACGTGAAAGTGCACCTGTATGGTAAACTGGAGTCGCGAATTGGTCGCAAGATGGGGCATTTGACGGCACTGGCGGAGACTTCGGAAGCAGCAGTCCAACGGGTCAAAGACGCACGGGCCGCGATTTTTCACGGCTGA
- the rph gene encoding ribonuclease PH, with the protein MRHDSRQPEQLRPIKVERGYTKATPGSILISAGDTVVLCTASLDNSVPPWKKNDENPSGWVTAEYNMLPGSTSPRKQRRADGRSSEIQRLIGRSLRAVIDFGALGPRTITVDCDVLQADGGTRTLSITGGFLALLDTVLAIPETCELAPGEVFDPKRIFSDSVAAVSVGVVNGEPVLDLDYVEDSTAGVDMNVVMTGGGDFIEVQGTAEGQTFNRGMLDAQLELATAGIQQLSEIQRGCFGADWPL; encoded by the coding sequence ATGCGCCACGATTCCCGCCAGCCCGAACAACTGCGTCCCATCAAAGTCGAACGCGGATACACCAAAGCAACGCCGGGAAGCATCCTGATTTCTGCAGGTGACACGGTCGTGCTTTGTACGGCGAGTCTGGATAACAGCGTGCCCCCCTGGAAGAAGAACGACGAAAACCCGAGCGGCTGGGTGACTGCGGAATACAACATGCTGCCCGGCAGTACGTCGCCTCGCAAACAGCGTCGGGCCGACGGCCGCTCGAGCGAGATTCAGCGACTGATTGGTCGCAGCTTACGGGCGGTGATTGATTTCGGTGCACTCGGACCACGTACGATTACCGTGGACTGCGATGTGCTGCAGGCCGACGGGGGAACCCGGACGCTGAGTATCACGGGCGGCTTCCTGGCACTATTGGATACCGTGCTGGCGATTCCCGAAACCTGCGAACTGGCTCCCGGGGAAGTCTTTGATCCGAAACGGATTTTTTCTGACAGCGTCGCCGCAGTGAGCGTAGGCGTGGTGAATGGCGAACCGGTACTCGATCTGGATTATGTCGAAGACAGTACCGCCGGCGTAGACATGAACGTAGTGATGACCGGGGGCGGCGACTTCATCGAAGTCCAGGGAACTGCGGAAGGTCAGACCTTCAACCGGGGCATGCTGGACGCACAACTGGAACTGGCGACTGCAGGAATCCAGCAGCTGTCGGAGATTCAACGCGGGTGCTTCGGAGCCGACTGGCCTTTGTGA